A genomic region of Thermodesulfovibrio aggregans contains the following coding sequences:
- a CDS encoding D-alanyl-D-alanine carboxypeptidase family protein, with product MKIKSKKLGFIIFIFIFCLFVSNSYSQTNEINAPSAVAVDAQTGRILYGKNPHLKLPPASTTKLVTAMVALEHLDPEKKVTISKKAAKTQSVSPRLMEGEVYTVRDLIYLALMRSVNSAAVALAEASAGSEQDFVKLMNIKVQKIGAKDTKFINASGLPGKGQYTTVYDLTKIISHALAYPLIKEAVNTRVYLVRSQDGKEHFIQNTNHLLWSEDNMIGGKTGYTRSAKHCFVSANRVNGRVIYTAILGDSNRENLWRDTQQLIAQAEDVLTGKQEPVVKLSSESVVPVSYKSKQKLTKKAKTTKLKKTSKKVTKNAKANKRTI from the coding sequence ATGAAAATTAAGTCTAAAAAGTTAGGATTTATAATTTTTATATTTATCTTTTGTTTATTTGTTTCTAATTCCTATTCTCAGACTAATGAGATTAATGCTCCCAGTGCGGTTGCAGTAGATGCACAAACAGGAAGAATTCTTTATGGTAAAAACCCTCACTTAAAACTTCCTCCAGCAAGTACAACAAAACTTGTAACAGCTATGGTTGCTCTTGAGCATCTTGATCCTGAAAAAAAAGTAACCATATCAAAAAAAGCAGCTAAAACCCAAAGTGTATCACCAAGACTAATGGAAGGAGAAGTTTATACCGTTAGAGATCTTATCTATCTTGCTTTAATGCGTTCCGTAAACTCTGCGGCAGTTGCATTGGCAGAAGCTTCAGCAGGAAGTGAACAAGATTTTGTTAAATTAATGAATATAAAAGTTCAGAAAATTGGAGCAAAAGATACGAAATTTATTAATGCCAGTGGATTACCAGGTAAAGGGCAGTACACAACAGTTTATGATCTGACAAAAATAATATCTCATGCACTTGCTTATCCATTGATAAAGGAAGCTGTAAATACCAGGGTTTATTTAGTAAGATCCCAGGATGGGAAAGAACATTTCATTCAGAATACAAATCATTTGTTGTGGTCAGAGGATAATATGATAGGTGGTAAAACAGGATACACAAGAAGTGCAAAACATTGTTTTGTCAGTGCCAATAGAGTAAATGGAAGAGTTATCTATACAGCAATTCTCGGAGACAGCAATAGGGAAAACCTATGGAGGGATACTCAACAGCTGATAGCTCAGGCAGAGGATGTTCTTACAGGGAAGCAGGAGCCTGTTGTAAAGCTTTCTTCAGAGTCAGTAGTTCCTGTTTCTTATAAGAGTAAGCAAAAATTAACAAAAAAAGCAAAAACAACTAAGTTGAAAAAAACTTCTAAAAAGGTGACAAAAAATGCAAAGGCTAATAAAAGAACTATCTGA
- the murD gene encoding UDP-N-acetylmuramoyl-L-alanine--D-glutamate ligase, giving the protein MQRLIKELSEVKNKNIAIVGLGKSGLAVAHLLSYLGAELVINDKKREEEILDDLASIRGSIKRVAGGGHPPDVLEGVDFVVVSPGVPLNTPSIVSAIYKGIPVIGDIEISWQILNLIKPDVKIIGITGSNGKSTTSTLVYEFLKKDGKKVCLSGNIGYPMADAVFRVLNKEVDFDYFVLELSSFQLEGIKSFKPDFAAILNITPDHMDRYSGMREYIEAKAKIFQNHDKDSYLILNMDDKNTVSVIEYLRGVYLRKGRLPHILYFSRYQKVYGAYLIDNQVRFNPREEFPESVFSEMEKTVLSVDTFRIKGVHNIENIMAASLLALCAGCKGESIKEVVKEFPGLPHRMEYVREIDGVLYVNDSKGTNVDAVVKSLESFPGNVILIAGGRDKDGDFTRLREIVKEKVKSLVLIGEAKEKIANALGDLVPYYFEKDMRSAVLKAKEIAEPNDIVLLSPGCASFDMFKNFEHRGEVFKEIVKSL; this is encoded by the coding sequence ATGCAAAGGCTAATAAAAGAACTATCTGAGGTAAAAAATAAAAATATAGCAATTGTAGGTCTTGGAAAAAGTGGATTAGCAGTAGCTCATCTACTATCCTATCTGGGAGCAGAATTGGTGATAAACGATAAAAAAAGGGAAGAAGAGATTTTAGATGATTTAGCCTCAATAAGGGGTTCTATAAAAAGAGTAGCAGGAGGTGGACATCCACCAGATGTTCTTGAGGGCGTTGACTTTGTCGTAGTAAGTCCGGGAGTTCCTTTAAACACTCCATCAATTGTTTCAGCGATATATAAAGGAATTCCAGTTATAGGTGATATAGAGATTAGCTGGCAGATACTAAATTTAATAAAGCCAGATGTGAAGATAATAGGAATTACAGGGTCTAATGGAAAATCTACAACCTCTACGCTGGTGTATGAATTTTTAAAAAAAGACGGTAAAAAAGTTTGTTTATCAGGAAATATTGGATATCCAATGGCAGATGCTGTTTTTAGAGTTTTAAACAAAGAGGTTGATTTTGACTACTTTGTTCTGGAACTGTCAAGTTTTCAGCTTGAAGGTATAAAAAGCTTTAAACCAGACTTTGCAGCGATCCTTAACATCACTCCAGATCATATGGATAGGTATTCAGGAATGAGGGAATACATTGAAGCTAAAGCAAAAATCTTTCAGAATCATGATAAAGATAGCTATCTCATCCTTAATATGGATGATAAAAATACAGTTTCTGTAATTGAGTATTTAAGAGGTGTTTATTTAAGAAAAGGTAGACTTCCCCATATTCTCTATTTCAGCAGATATCAAAAGGTTTACGGAGCTTATTTAATAGATAATCAGGTTAGATTCAATCCAAGAGAGGAGTTTCCAGAGAGTGTATTTTCAGAGATGGAAAAGACAGTACTCTCTGTAGATACTTTCAGAATAAAGGGCGTTCACAACATTGAAAACATAATGGCAGCATCTCTTTTAGCTCTCTGTGCTGGCTGCAAGGGAGAAAGCATTAAAGAGGTGGTTAAAGAATTCCCAGGACTTCCACACAGGATGGAGTATGTTAGAGAAATAGATGGAGTGCTTTATGTGAATGATTCAAAAGGAACCAATGTTGATGCAGTAGTAAAATCTCTTGAGAGTTTTCCTGGAAATGTCATTTTAATTGCCGGTGGTAGAGATAAAGATGGAGATTTTACAAGATTAAGAGAGATTGTAAAGGAAAAAGTAAAGTCTTTGGTGCTTATTGGTGAGGCAAAGGAAAAGATAGCTAATGCTTTAGGTGATCTTGTTCCTTATTATTTTGAAAAGGATATGAGATCTGCTGTGCTTAAAGCAAAGGAGATTGCTGAACCTAATGATATTGTACTTCTTTCTCCTGGATGTGCAAGCTTTGATATGTTTAAAAACTTTGAACATAGAGGTGAAGTATTTAAAGAGATTGTGAAGTCTTTATGA
- the ftsW gene encoding putative lipid II flippase FtsW produces MKKNSIDKTLIVIVILLIVIGLIAVYSSTSVLSSIKAKYADKGGMIYLQRQLFTLIVGFFFMILFIFLSPEKLRKLVFPLLIISFLMLLAVFTSLGVTAGGARRWIRLWPSSFQPSELVKLAMVFFLAWYMSRESYNKDSIKHFIIPIALMGIFQLIFLKQPDFGAAMTLGIITFVMLFIGGVRLHYLLATSLLAIPVVIYLAREPYRWKRITSFLDPWADPQGSGFQLVQSLIALGSGGLTGQGLGEGKQKLAFLPEIHTDFIFAHIGEEMGFIGAVSVVILFFLICVRGFSIATRQSEPFNYFLALGITIMISIQALINFAVVTGMAPTKGLPLPFISYGGSSLVVNLMGVGILLNLSRYSSTVSVPEVVPQRKTKPRTYRYWRGRRYS; encoded by the coding sequence ATGAAAAAAAACTCTATTGATAAAACACTTATAGTTATAGTCATTTTACTTATCGTAATTGGACTTATTGCAGTTTACAGCTCAACTTCTGTTTTATCCTCTATTAAAGCAAAATATGCAGATAAAGGGGGAATGATTTATTTACAGAGACAGCTTTTCACATTAATCGTAGGTTTTTTCTTTATGATCCTGTTTATTTTTTTATCACCGGAAAAACTAAGAAAACTTGTTTTTCCATTGCTTATTATTTCTTTTTTAATGCTTTTAGCAGTTTTTACCTCCTTGGGAGTTACCGCAGGAGGAGCTCGGCGGTGGATCAGGCTCTGGCCCAGTTCTTTTCAACCTTCAGAACTTGTAAAGCTTGCAATGGTTTTTTTTCTTGCCTGGTACATGAGTAGAGAGAGCTATAACAAAGACAGTATTAAGCATTTTATTATTCCCATAGCTTTGATGGGTATTTTTCAACTGATTTTTTTAAAGCAACCTGATTTTGGGGCAGCTATGACACTTGGAATAATTACTTTTGTAATGCTTTTTATTGGAGGTGTGAGATTACATTATCTTCTGGCTACATCTTTATTAGCGATTCCGGTTGTAATTTATCTTGCTAGGGAACCTTATAGATGGAAAAGAATTACTTCCTTTCTTGACCCTTGGGCTGACCCTCAGGGTAGCGGATTTCAGCTTGTTCAGTCATTAATTGCTCTTGGAAGTGGAGGACTTACAGGACAGGGACTTGGAGAAGGTAAGCAAAAGCTTGCTTTTTTACCTGAGATACACACAGATTTTATATTTGCTCACATTGGAGAAGAAATGGGATTTATTGGCGCTGTTTCTGTGGTTATTTTGTTTTTTTTGATATGTGTGAGAGGATTTAGTATTGCTACAAGACAGTCAGAGCCTTTTAATTATTTTCTTGCATTAGGAATTACAATAATGATTTCAATTCAGGCATTGATAAACTTTGCAGTTGTTACTGGTATGGCACCAACAAAAGGGCTTCCACTTCCTTTTATCAGTTATGGAGGTTCTTCTCTGGTTGTCAATCTTATGGGTGTGGGAATTTTACTTAATCTCTCAAGATACAGTTCAACTGTAAGTGTGCCAGAAGTTGTTCCTCAGAGAAAAACAAAACCAAGAACATACAGATACTGGAGAGGTAGAAGATATTCATGA
- the murG gene encoding undecaprenyldiphospho-muramoylpentapeptide beta-N-acetylglucosaminyltransferase, which yields MKVIIAGGGTGGHLFPGLALADCISQRYPEAKILFVGTQKGLEAKIIPKTKYELKFISIQGFIGKSAGQKIKTLISLLRSMNESKSIINSFSPDVIFGVGGYASFPVVLTASFRRIPTIILEQNTVPGLANKILGRFVSAIAITYPETMDYFPKQKVYLTGTPIRKEILQADTEKAKRLFSLEDGKITILVFGGSLGARKINKAMTEALPYLLSIKDRIQIIHQTGEHDYNWVSTEYRNFQFKATILPFIYEMAEAYSVADLVISRAGASTLAEITAIGKASILIPYPYAAYNHQEINARRLLSRGACELILDRDLSGQSLAKKIIEVLNNPDIIKDMQRASIAFGKPKAGEKIVEIAESLMRRKDVSV from the coding sequence ATGAAAGTTATAATAGCTGGTGGTGGCACAGGTGGACATCTTTTTCCTGGATTAGCTCTTGCAGACTGTATTAGTCAGAGATATCCTGAAGCAAAGATTCTTTTTGTAGGAACACAAAAAGGACTGGAAGCAAAGATTATTCCTAAAACAAAATATGAGTTGAAATTTATATCAATTCAAGGATTTATTGGAAAGTCTGCAGGACAGAAAATTAAGACTTTAATTAGTCTACTCAGATCAATGAATGAGTCAAAAAGTATAATAAACTCTTTTTCTCCTGATGTTATTTTTGGTGTAGGTGGATATGCTTCATTTCCTGTTGTTTTAACAGCCTCTTTCAGAAGAATTCCTACGATTATTCTTGAACAGAATACTGTTCCAGGACTTGCAAATAAAATACTTGGAAGATTCGTTTCAGCAATTGCCATAACCTATCCTGAAACAATGGATTACTTTCCAAAACAAAAGGTTTATCTTACAGGGACACCAATCAGAAAAGAAATCTTACAGGCAGATACAGAAAAAGCAAAAAGGCTTTTCAGCTTAGAAGATGGAAAAATTACTATACTTGTTTTTGGAGGAAGTCTTGGGGCAAGAAAAATAAATAAAGCCATGACAGAAGCTCTTCCATACTTGCTCTCTATTAAAGATAGGATTCAGATTATTCATCAGACAGGTGAGCATGATTATAACTGGGTTTCTACTGAGTATAGAAATTTTCAATTTAAAGCAACAATTTTGCCATTTATATATGAAATGGCAGAAGCTTACAGTGTGGCAGATTTAGTGATTTCAAGGGCAGGAGCTTCTACTTTAGCAGAGATTACAGCTATTGGTAAAGCATCAATCTTAATTCCCTATCCCTATGCTGCATATAATCATCAGGAAATAAACGCTCGCAGACTTCTCAGTCGCGGAGCCTGTGAACTTATTCTTGACAGAGACCTCAGTGGACAGAGTCTTGCAAAAAAGATTATTGAGGTTTTAAATAATCCAGACATTATAAAGGATATGCAAAGAGCAAGCATTGCCTTTGGGAAACCAAAAGCAGGAGAAAAAATCGTAGAAATTGCTGAAAGTTTGATGAGGAGGAAAGATGTATCAGTATAA
- the murC gene encoding UDP-N-acetylmuramate--L-alanine ligase, producing MYQYKKIHFVGIGGIGMSGIAEVLHNMGYTVTGSDIRESDTVRRLRSMGLKIFIGHNKDNIDESDVVVFSSAVKPDNPEIIKAKQLGIPVIPRAEMLAELCRLKYSILVAGAHGKTTTTSLIATVLNDAGFDPTVVVGGKLKSIGSNAKLGSGEFLVAEADESDGSFLKLNPAISVITNIDREHLDYFKNLRRIKKAFLEFANKVPFYGLSILCGECRHIRDLIPHLTRRYVTYGFDSNFDFYAKNIEYLLPKVSFEAFYKDKSLGRFTITVLGKHNVLNALATIVVAKELSIPLEKVRESLENFKGIGRRFEFKGEKRGIKFYDDYGHHPTEIKAVLKTALWLKPERLCVVFQPHRYTRTRDLMEHFIKVFKSTLRSTDVLFLMDIYPASELPIEGVTGEILYEKLKTAGVNVRFNPDKEEIKNDILRELKEGDIVFTIGAGDVYKIGETLLERL from the coding sequence ATGTATCAGTATAAAAAAATTCACTTTGTTGGTATTGGCGGGATTGGAATGAGTGGTATTGCAGAAGTTCTTCACAATATGGGGTATACTGTAACAGGCTCTGATATAAGAGAGTCTGATACGGTGAGAAGATTAAGAAGTATGGGATTAAAAATATTTATTGGACATAATAAAGATAATATTGATGAAAGTGATGTGGTTGTATTTTCTTCTGCAGTAAAGCCTGATAATCCAGAAATTATAAAGGCAAAGCAACTTGGTATTCCTGTTATTCCAAGAGCTGAGATGCTTGCTGAGCTTTGCAGGCTAAAATACTCTATTCTGGTTGCAGGGGCTCATGGAAAAACAACCACTACATCCCTGATTGCAACTGTTTTAAATGATGCAGGATTTGATCCTACAGTTGTGGTAGGAGGAAAGCTAAAGTCAATTGGAAGTAATGCAAAGCTTGGCAGTGGTGAGTTTTTAGTTGCTGAGGCCGATGAAAGTGATGGAAGTTTTTTAAAGCTCAATCCTGCTATTTCTGTTATAACAAACATTGATAGAGAACATCTTGATTATTTCAAAAATCTTAGAAGAATTAAAAAAGCCTTTCTTGAATTTGCAAATAAAGTTCCCTTTTATGGTCTTTCAATTCTCTGTGGAGAATGCAGGCACATAAGAGATTTGATTCCTCATTTGACAAGAAGATATGTAACATACGGATTTGATAGCAATTTTGATTTTTATGCAAAAAATATTGAGTATTTACTTCCAAAGGTTTCCTTTGAAGCATTTTATAAAGATAAATCTCTTGGAAGATTTACTATTACTGTTTTAGGAAAGCATAATGTTTTGAATGCTCTGGCAACTATAGTGGTGGCAAAAGAACTGTCTATACCCTTAGAAAAAGTTAGGGAGTCCTTAGAAAACTTTAAAGGAATTGGCAGAAGATTTGAATTTAAGGGAGAAAAAAGAGGTATAAAGTTTTACGATGACTATGGACATCATCCTACAGAGATAAAAGCAGTGCTTAAAACAGCTTTATGGTTGAAACCAGAGAGACTTTGTGTAGTTTTTCAACCTCACAGATATACAAGAACAAGAGATCTGATGGAACATTTCATAAAAGTATTTAAGAGCACTTTAAGAAGCACTGATGTTTTATTTCTTATGGATATATATCCTGCCAGTGAGCTACCGATTGAAGGTGTAACTGGAGAGATTTTGTATGAAAAACTTAAGACAGCTGGTGTTAATGTTAGGTTTAATCCCGACAAAGAAGAAATTAAAAATGATATTTTGAGAGAGTTAAAAGAAGGGGATATTGTTTTCACAATTGGAGCAGGAGATGTTTATAAAATTGGCGAAACTCTTTTAGAGAGACTATGA
- the murB gene encoding UDP-N-acetylmuramate dehydrogenase — protein MKNIEIFCKEKGIIYRKNEPLAEYTTLRIGGLADLLIFLEEDIIQELMEVIKNEGLAYYIIGGGSNLLVSDNGFRGVIINTKRMNRIEMKFSKIKVSAGVRLQRLIAFCLKKNLSGMEGLIGIPGTVGGAIRGNAGSFGYEIKDALEEVEVINDSLETKVMKKQDINFKYRSSGLPDSWIIKSAVFGLVEGSNENFKKMRDFLMRKRQTQPLREKSAGCVFKNPEGYSAGALIDKAGLKGMRVGDIMISPVHANYFINAGRGKSADFLKLMDIVREKVFKLFSIELEPEIKILNPEF, from the coding sequence ATGAAAAATATAGAGATTTTCTGTAAAGAAAAAGGGATTATTTATAGAAAAAATGAGCCTCTTGCTGAATATACAACGCTCAGAATAGGAGGATTGGCAGATTTATTGATATTTTTGGAAGAAGATATTATTCAGGAATTGATGGAGGTAATAAAAAACGAAGGATTAGCCTACTATATTATAGGAGGAGGTAGTAACTTACTTGTAAGTGATAATGGATTTAGAGGAGTGATCATCAATACAAAGAGAATGAACAGAATAGAGATGAAATTTTCTAAGATTAAGGTTTCAGCAGGTGTGAGACTTCAAAGGCTTATTGCTTTTTGTTTAAAGAAAAATCTATCTGGCATGGAGGGTCTTATTGGTATTCCTGGAACTGTTGGTGGTGCAATAAGAGGTAATGCAGGCTCTTTTGGATATGAAATTAAAGATGCTCTTGAAGAAGTGGAAGTTATTAATGATAGTTTGGAAACTAAAGTTATGAAAAAGCAAGATATCAATTTTAAATACAGGAGTTCAGGACTGCCTGATTCTTGGATTATTAAATCTGCCGTATTCGGTTTGGTAGAGGGAAGTAATGAAAATTTTAAAAAAATGAGGGATTTTTTGATGAGGAAAAGGCAGACTCAACCTCTCAGAGAAAAATCAGCAGGTTGTGTATTTAAAAATCCTGAAGGATACTCGGCAGGTGCTTTAATAGATAAGGCAGGATTAAAAGGAATGAGAGTTGGAGATATAATGATAAGTCCCGTTCATGCTAATTATTTTATTAATGCTGGCAGGGGCAAATCGGCTGATTTTTTAAAGCTTATGGATATTGTAAGAGAAAAAGTGTTCAAACTTTTTTCTATTGAGTTAGAGCCTGAGATAAAAATTTTGAACCCTGAATTTTGA
- a CDS encoding D-alanine--D-alanine ligase, with amino-acid sequence MKVGVIAGGISSEREVSLRSGQAVFNALKELGFNVVFIDAGNDLCEKIKEEKIDVAFLVLHGGWGENGGIQGMLEVMGIPYTGSDVLASAIAMDKEVTKKVFIYHNIPVPPFKVIHKRDYLTSNFNLESIGFPCVVKPAHEGSSVGVNIVKDEKQLNEALNNAFSYGNRVIVEKYIEGKEIHIGVLENRALGGVEVRPKKGFYSYEAKYTKGMTDYILPPEIDDNLYEKLKELGLKAHQALGCKGATRVDMIVDYAGNAYVLEVNTIPGMTETSLLPKIASLAGYDFKTLVKEILELALKDEK; translated from the coding sequence ATGAAGGTTGGTGTAATAGCAGGAGGTATATCATCAGAGAGAGAGGTATCTCTTAGAAGTGGTCAGGCAGTATTTAATGCTTTAAAGGAACTTGGATTTAATGTGGTATTTATAGATGCAGGAAATGACCTCTGTGAAAAGATAAAAGAGGAAAAAATTGATGTTGCTTTTCTAGTGCTTCATGGTGGTTGGGGAGAAAATGGTGGAATTCAGGGAATGCTTGAAGTTATGGGAATTCCCTATACAGGTTCAGATGTTCTTGCTTCAGCTATAGCAATGGATAAGGAAGTAACAAAGAAAGTTTTTATCTATCACAATATTCCCGTGCCTCCTTTTAAAGTAATTCATAAAAGAGATTATTTAACCTCAAACTTCAACCTTGAATCTATTGGTTTTCCATGTGTTGTAAAACCTGCTCACGAAGGTTCTTCAGTGGGAGTAAATATTGTAAAAGATGAAAAACAGTTGAATGAAGCTCTTAATAATGCTTTCTCATATGGAAATAGAGTAATTGTTGAAAAATACATTGAAGGGAAAGAGATTCACATTGGAGTGCTTGAAAACAGAGCTCTTGGAGGAGTTGAGGTAAGACCTAAAAAGGGCTTTTATAGCTATGAAGCAAAATATACAAAGGGTATGACTGATTATATACTTCCTCCAGAGATAGATGATAATCTTTATGAAAAACTTAAGGAACTTGGACTTAAAGCTCATCAGGCACTTGGATGTAAGGGTGCTACAAGAGTTGATATGATCGTTGATTATGCAGGTAATGCTTATGTACTTGAAGTAAATACAATACCTGGAATGACAGAGACTTCCCTTTTGCCCAAAATAGCATCTCTTGCTGGTTATGATTTTAAAACTCTTGTTAAAGAGATTCTGGAACTTGCATTAAAAGATGAAAAGTAA
- a CDS encoding cell division protein FtsQ/DivIB: protein MKSKKWIIFTIAFFVLVLLFLVLKGFTVKNIVIIGNKHLTEKEIRAVIAIKEGSSIIYPSSKTLYERLKKIAWIKDAIIRKDLNGTVTIYIKESSPVAIAIFNDKAYLIDYEAQVLEDFTQQIQVSENQKPLFLPLIKNIDPFKNRETLEEAVKLLNFIHNKGFVKPEEEIIISGSNPESLTLHINDFPIIVGKGDFETKFAKYLVVNSEIEKRGLKVQYIDLRFPDKVIVKPVQQDLKYE from the coding sequence ATGAAAAGTAAAAAGTGGATAATTTTCACCATAGCTTTTTTTGTTTTAGTGTTATTGTTTTTAGTCCTTAAGGGATTTACTGTAAAGAATATCGTGATAATTGGAAACAAACATCTTACTGAAAAAGAGATCAGAGCAGTTATAGCTATCAAGGAGGGAAGTTCAATAATTTATCCATCTTCAAAGACTTTATATGAGAGATTGAAAAAAATAGCATGGATAAAGGATGCGATAATAAGAAAGGACTTGAATGGTACTGTTACTATCTACATAAAAGAATCTTCTCCAGTTGCTATTGCTATATTTAATGATAAAGCCTATCTGATTGATTACGAAGCTCAAGTTCTTGAGGATTTTACTCAACAGATTCAGGTATCAGAAAATCAAAAGCCTTTATTTTTGCCCTTAATAAAAAATATTGACCCCTTTAAAAACAGGGAAACTCTTGAAGAAGCTGTTAAATTATTGAATTTCATTCATAATAAAGGTTTTGTAAAACCTGAAGAAGAGATAATCATATCAGGTAGTAATCCTGAGAGTCTTACTCTTCATATTAATGATTTTCCAATTATCGTTGGTAAAGGAGACTTTGAGACAAAGTTTGCTAAATATCTTGTCGTTAACTCGGAAATTGAAAAAAGAGGTTTAAAGGTGCAATACATTGATTTAAGATTTCCTGACAAAGTAATAGTAAAACCAGTGCAGCAGGATTTGAAATATGAGTGA